One Peromyscus leucopus breed LL Stock chromosome 20, UCI_PerLeu_2.1, whole genome shotgun sequence genomic region harbors:
- the LOC114696546 gene encoding basic salivary proline-rich protein 4-like, protein MGGGNAFGVQRNRSAPQPEEELDDQKPPRAVPAAVVSRRTALEDSCLQQSRFSPPPPEGTAPPVCTATPSTQPPRVHGHRSARPPRVHGHRSARSPRVHGHRSARPPRVHGQRSARPPRVHGQRSARPPRVHGHRSARSPHLHGHRSARPTRVHGHPVCTATGLHGHPCARPPRVHGHPAYTAIGLHGHRSARPPVCTATPCARPPGVHGHSVYTATPPPPSPAPWAPAEVKGSACQPRGPGDRTRAEGLSRRRRPRAPGPALPRAGPALAGDGPFPVPPAEAAPRPIRALRARAAPPPPGSPGRGSPRGLCGACALRGGAGAGRGAP, encoded by the exons atgggaggggggaatgCCTTTGGGGTGCAGAGGAACAGAAGTGCCCCTCAGCCAGAAGAAGAGCTGGATGACCAGAAGCCCCCCAGGGCTGTCCCTGCCGCTGTTGTTAGCAGGAGGACAGCTCTAGAAGACTCTTGCCTCCAGCAG TCCCGCTTCTCGCCGCCGCCACCAGAGGGCACTGCGCCACCCGTGTGCACGGCCACCCCGTCTACACAGCCACCCCGTGTGCACGGCCACCGGTCTGCACGGCCACCCCGTGTGCACGGCCACCGGTCTGCACGGTCACCCCGTGTGCACGGTCACCGGTCTGCACGGCCACCCCGTGTGCACGGCCAGCGGTCTGCACGGCCACCCCGTGTGCACGGCCAGCGGTCTGCACGGCCACCCCGTGTGCACGGCCACCGGTCTGCACGGTCACCCCATCTGCACGGCCACCGGTCTGCACGGCCAACCCGTGTGCACGGTCACCCCGTGTGCACGGCCACCGGTCTGCACGGCCACCCGTGTGCACGGCCACCCCGTGTGCACGGCCACCCCGCCTACACGGCCATCGGTCTGCACGGCCACCGGTCTGCACGGCCACCCGTGTGCACGGCCACCCCGTGTGCACGGCCACCCGGTGTGCACGGCCACTCCGTCTACACAGCCACCCCGCCACCGCCGAGCCCGGCGCCCTGGGCGCCCGCAGAGGTCAAGGGCAGCGCCTGCCAGCCCCGGGGCCCTGGGGACCGGACGAGGGCAGAGGGCCTCTCAAGGAGACGGCGTCCTCGGGCTCCCGGGCCGGCGCTCCCTCGGGCCGGGCCCGCGCTCGCTGGGGACGGCCCGTTTCCGGTCCCGCCGGCGGAAGCGGCGCCGCGTCCAATCCGGGCCCTCCGGGCGCGCGCGGCCCCGCCTCCCCCAGGCTCGCCGGGTCGGGGGTCGCCCCGCGGCCTGTGCGGCGCGTGCGCGctgcggggcggggcgggggcggggcgcggcgCACCCTGA